A region of Haliotis asinina isolate JCU_RB_2024 chromosome 9, JCU_Hal_asi_v2, whole genome shotgun sequence DNA encodes the following proteins:
- the LOC137295776 gene encoding U3 small nucleolar RNA-interacting protein 2-like isoform X1, translating into MSFFIRRSSEKRTSKSKLKKPTGPAGKKDVGLRYARKRKAWDEEIDSESEVDSDEATETRKAELVSSDEEAETAQEKKLRLTKQYLAQLEASEADREDEDGGTRDAISHRLKQDQLELAGKLQREVADLLEFPDSTQLRELRGHRLPVTCIVISPDSKHIFSGSKDCSLIKWCAETGKKLKVIPGGKKGTEKTHVGHTAHILSLAISTDGKFLASGDRNNIIHIWDPNSMESISTLTGHRDAVSGLAFRKGSHQLFSASHDRSVKVWNLDEMAYVETLFGHQDCLTGVDSLTRDRAVTSGGRDRTVRVWKIIEESQLIFNGHVGCGSIDCVSLINESTFVTGADDNSVSLWSVNKKKPLTTVKQAHKTETGGYQENWISAVVSLQNTDVVVSAGSRDGAIRFWKCGAEFKSLTCIASIPVKGFVNSLQFSGDGRMLVGGVGQEHRLGRWWRDKTARNSIVIIPIMKKS; encoded by the exons ATGTCTTTCTTTATTAGACGGTCAAGCGAAAAGAGAACGTCGAAA AGCAAACTCAAGAAGCCAACAGGCCCAGCAGGGAAGAAAGATGTGGGTCTGAGATATGCCAGGAAGAGGAAGGCTTGGGATGAAGAGATCGACAGTGAATCTGAGGTCGACAG TGATGAGGCCACAGAGACAAGGAAGGCCGAGTTGGTTTCTTCAGATGAAGAGGCTGAAACTGCCCAGGAGAAGAAACTGAGACTCACAAAACAGTATCTGGCCCAGTTGGAAGCCAGTG AGGCAGATCGTGAGGACGAGGACGGAGGGACGAGGGATGCCATTTCACACAGATTAAAACAGGATCAG CTGGAACTAGCTGGCAAACTCCAGAGAGAAGTTGCAGATTTG CTGGAATTTCCAGACTCCACACAGTTGAGGGAACTGCGAGGCCATCGGTTGCCTGTGACATGtatagttatctcccctgattCAAAGCACATCTTCAGTGGAAGCAAAGACTGTTCTCTGATAAAAT GGTGTGCAGAGACAGGGAAGAAACTGAAGGTGATCCCCGGCGGGAAGAAGGGGACAGAGAAGACTCATGTTGGACACACGGCACACATCCTCTCTCTAGCAATATCTACAGATGGCAAGTTCTTG GCATCAGGAGACCGGAACAACATTATTCACATCTGGGACCCTAACAGTATGGAATCTATCAGCACCCTGACAGGCCATAGAGATGCAGTGTCG GGTTTGGCATTCCGTAAGGGTTCCCATCAGCTGTTCAGTGCATCACATGACAGATCTGTCAAAGTGTGGAACCTGGATGAAATGGCTTATGTGGAAACCCT aTTTGGTCACCAGGACTGTCTGACTGGAGTGGACAGCCTTACACGTGACCGAGCAGTGACATCTGGTGGCAGGGATCGGACAGTGCGAGTGTGGAAGATCATCGAGGAATCGCAACTCATCTTCAACGGACACGT TGGCTGTGGCTCCATAGACTGTGTGTCTCTCATCAACGAGTCAACATTCGTCACAGGAGCAGATGACAA CTCAGTGTCATTGTGGAGTGTAAACAAGAAGAAGCCCCTGACTACAGTCAAACAGGCCCACAAGACTGAAACTGGAGGTTATCAGGAAAACTGGATCAgcgcagttgtctcccttcaaaACACTGACGTAGTTGTGTCCG CAGGGTCCCGTGATGGAGCCATCAGGTTCTGGAAGTGTGGAGCAGAGTTCAAGTCTCTCACCTGCATCGCATCAATACCTGTG AAGGGGTTTGTGAACAGCCTGCAATTCTCAGGGGACGGGCGTATGCTGGTGGGAGGGGTGGGACAGGAACACCGCCTGGGGCGATGGTGGAGGGACAAGACAGCCAGGAACTCCATTGTCATCATCCCCATCATGAAAAAATCATAG
- the LOC137295776 gene encoding U3 small nucleolar RNA-interacting protein 2-like isoform X2 — protein sequence MSFFIRRSSEKRTSKSKLKKPTGPAGKKDVGLRYARKRKAWDEEIDSESEVDSDEATETRKAELVSSDEEAETAQEKKLRLTKQYLAQLEASEADREDEDGGTRDAISHRLKQDQLELAGKLQREVADLLEFPDSTQLRELRGHRLPVTCIVISPDSKHIFSGSKDCSLIKWCAETGKKLKVIPGGKKGTEKTHVGHTAHILSLAISTDGKFLASGDRNNIIHIWDPNSMESISTLTGHRDAVSGLAFRKGSHQLFSASHDRSVKVWNLDEMAYVETLFGHQDCLTGVDSLTRDRAVTSGGRDRTVRVWKIIEESQLIFNGHVGCGSIDCVSLINESTFVTGADDNSVSLWSVNKKKPLTTVKQAHKTETGGYQENWISAVVSLQNTDVVVSGSRDGAIRFWKCGAEFKSLTCIASIPVKGFVNSLQFSGDGRMLVGGVGQEHRLGRWWRDKTARNSIVIIPIMKKS from the exons ATGTCTTTCTTTATTAGACGGTCAAGCGAAAAGAGAACGTCGAAA AGCAAACTCAAGAAGCCAACAGGCCCAGCAGGGAAGAAAGATGTGGGTCTGAGATATGCCAGGAAGAGGAAGGCTTGGGATGAAGAGATCGACAGTGAATCTGAGGTCGACAG TGATGAGGCCACAGAGACAAGGAAGGCCGAGTTGGTTTCTTCAGATGAAGAGGCTGAAACTGCCCAGGAGAAGAAACTGAGACTCACAAAACAGTATCTGGCCCAGTTGGAAGCCAGTG AGGCAGATCGTGAGGACGAGGACGGAGGGACGAGGGATGCCATTTCACACAGATTAAAACAGGATCAG CTGGAACTAGCTGGCAAACTCCAGAGAGAAGTTGCAGATTTG CTGGAATTTCCAGACTCCACACAGTTGAGGGAACTGCGAGGCCATCGGTTGCCTGTGACATGtatagttatctcccctgattCAAAGCACATCTTCAGTGGAAGCAAAGACTGTTCTCTGATAAAAT GGTGTGCAGAGACAGGGAAGAAACTGAAGGTGATCCCCGGCGGGAAGAAGGGGACAGAGAAGACTCATGTTGGACACACGGCACACATCCTCTCTCTAGCAATATCTACAGATGGCAAGTTCTTG GCATCAGGAGACCGGAACAACATTATTCACATCTGGGACCCTAACAGTATGGAATCTATCAGCACCCTGACAGGCCATAGAGATGCAGTGTCG GGTTTGGCATTCCGTAAGGGTTCCCATCAGCTGTTCAGTGCATCACATGACAGATCTGTCAAAGTGTGGAACCTGGATGAAATGGCTTATGTGGAAACCCT aTTTGGTCACCAGGACTGTCTGACTGGAGTGGACAGCCTTACACGTGACCGAGCAGTGACATCTGGTGGCAGGGATCGGACAGTGCGAGTGTGGAAGATCATCGAGGAATCGCAACTCATCTTCAACGGACACGT TGGCTGTGGCTCCATAGACTGTGTGTCTCTCATCAACGAGTCAACATTCGTCACAGGAGCAGATGACAA CTCAGTGTCATTGTGGAGTGTAAACAAGAAGAAGCCCCTGACTACAGTCAAACAGGCCCACAAGACTGAAACTGGAGGTTATCAGGAAAACTGGATCAgcgcagttgtctcccttcaaaACACTGACGTAGTTGTGTCCG GGTCCCGTGATGGAGCCATCAGGTTCTGGAAGTGTGGAGCAGAGTTCAAGTCTCTCACCTGCATCGCATCAATACCTGTG AAGGGGTTTGTGAACAGCCTGCAATTCTCAGGGGACGGGCGTATGCTGGTGGGAGGGGTGGGACAGGAACACCGCCTGGGGCGATGGTGGAGGGACAAGACAGCCAGGAACTCCATTGTCATCATCCCCATCATGAAAAAATCATAG